A window of the Gossypium hirsutum isolate 1008001.06 chromosome A05, Gossypium_hirsutum_v2.1, whole genome shotgun sequence genome harbors these coding sequences:
- the LOC107897311 gene encoding protein NEDD1, translating to MMNRPDPSLELLAASGGDTVKIFDIKLEPNDPCVLSYSPSPSCFVNSVRWNHTNLVVASAGEDKKISLWRKNGQRMWTVPVAGTDCGDNIEESILAVSFINKGSRYICSGGSGQVVRIWDLQRKRCIKWLRGHTSTITGVMYNCKDEHLASISQSGDLILHNLASGARAAELKDPNEQVLSVLDYSRISRHILVTAGDDGSIHLWDTTGRSPKVSWLKQHSAPTTGISFSPSNDKVIASVGLDKKLYTYDTGSRRPSTFISHEAPFTSLAFRDDGWTLAAGTNNGRVAFYDLRGKLQPFTFLRAYSSSEAVSSLCWQRSKPVIVNETTCAAETALLGGPVEDSVLMPDPLPSVTSSSLSVSTAISGGRSCPAEVSFLTSRSESVSSTGNLSSSMETPHRSHLWPGGTLTRLHAPHSKYSLKDDMDVFSPVVDVQLITSSLDKLWDIHEGAKKEHLLADKRPSSLLFPSSRRFAFADDGAGDHPIFDWKSSSISQQDDTRSLTSLRSMPTPSSKSEEASITPPEAWGGDKISDKFAHLRHLPSRFGMEASGGLTTSSTYSGQTQSSMLSQTSISSLTSNDISYENLRTKDVSSSQETSLGFPEHLASSLSALSLGSKGITGAGSLDSPKLASLGLPRRFSTYAERISTTSAFSDGTSQLVVSPKTKKTGAETREELLNSLLLRSDSFTGAESGILPAMNGGTQLHKAPQPDPQQGSNFTLQLFQRTLEETLDSFQKSIHGDMRNLHIEILRQFHMQEMEMSCVMRSILQNQAELMEEVKSLRKENQQLRQLL from the exons ATGATGAATCGACCGGATCCGTCGCTGGAGTTACTAGCGGCGAGCGGCGGCGACACCGTGAAAATCTTCGACATTAAGCTCGAACCGAACGATCCTTGCGTTTTAAGTTACTCACCTTCTCCGAGTTGCTTTGTCAATTCGGTTAGGTGGAACCACACTA ACTTAGTGGTAGCGAGTGCCGGAGAAGATAAGAAGATATCTTTGTGGCGGAAAAATGGGCAGAGGATGTGGACAGTTCCGGTTGCTGGGACTGATTGTGGAGATAACATTGAG GAGTCTATTTTAGCTGTTAGCTTTATCAACAAGGGGTCCAGATACATATGTTCAGGGGGAAGTGGTCAAGTTGTACGGATATGGGATTTGCAAAGGAAGCGTTGCATCAAATGGTTAAGGGGTCATACTAGCACAATTACAGGTGTTATGTACAATTGCAAAGATGAGCACTTGGCCTCCATCAGCCAAAGTGGGGATCTCATTCTTCATAACCTTGCTTCTGGGGCAAGGGCTGCTGAACTAAAAGATCCTAATGAACAG GTACTGAGTGTACTTGATTATTCTCGGATCAGCCGACACATTTTGGTGACTGCTGGTGACGATGGATCTATCCATTTATGGGATACCACTGGTCGTAGCCCaaag GTTTCCTGGTTGAAGCAGCACTCTGCACCCACAACTGGCATTAGCTTCTCACCATCCAATGATAAG GTAATTGCTAGTGTTGGGTTGGATAAGAAGCTATACACCTATGATACTGGGTCTAGAAGACCCTCTACTTTCATTTCTCATGAGGCACCTTTCACTTCATTGGCATTTAGAGATGATGGTTGGACACTGGCAGCTGGCACCAATAATGGTAGAGTAGCGTTCTATGATCTTCGGGGAAAACTACAGCCTTTTACTTTCCTTCGTGCTTATAGCAGTTCTGAG GCTGTTTCAAGTTTATGCTGGCAAAGATCAAAACCAGTAATTGTTAATGAGACTACTTGTGCTGCTGAGACTGCTCTCTTGGGGGGTCCAGTGGAGGATTCAGTTCTTATGCCTGACCCACTTCCATCTGTGACATCATCGAGCCTTTCAGTATCCACAGCAATTTCTGGTGGCCGATCATGCCCTGCAGAAGTATCTTTTCTTACAAGTAGGAGTGAATCAGTGTCAAGCACAGGCAATCTGTCTTCTTCCATGGAAACACCACATAGAAGCCATCTGTGGCCTGGTGGAACACTGACGAGATTACATGCTCCTCACTCTAAGTACAGTCTCAAGGATGATATGGATGTGTTTTCCCCTGTTGTGGATGTTCAACTGATTACATCCTCACTCGATAAGTTGTGGGATATTCATGAGGGTGCAAAAAAAGAGCATCTACTCGCTGATAAGAGGCCCTCCTCCCTTCTGTTTCCCTCTAGCAGGAGGTTTGCTTTTGCTGATGATGGAGCTGGTGATCACCCAATATTTGATTGGAAGTCCAGTTCAATATCTCAACAG GATGACACAAGATCTTTGACGTCATTACGATCTATGCCTACACCATCATCCAAGAGTGAAGAGGCCTCCATTACTCCTCCTGAAGCGTGGGGTGGTGATAAGATATCTGATAAATTTGCTCACCTCCGTCATCTGCCATCTCGATTTGGGATGGAGGCTTCTGGTGGTCTGACAACAAGCTCTACTTATTCTGGACAAACTCAATCTTCAATGCTCAGTCAGACAAGTATTAGCTCATTAACAAGTAATGACATAAGCTATGAAAACTTGCGCACAAAAGATGTCTCTTCAAGTCAGGAGACGTCACTAGGATTTCCTGAACATTTAGCCAGCTCCTTGTCTGCTTTGTCTCTTGGTTCAAAAGGCATTACTGGAGCAGGCAGCCTCGACTCACCAAAACTAGCATCTTTAGGGCTGCCTCGAAGGTTTTCAACATATGCTGAGAGAATTAGTACTACATCTGCCTTCAGTGACGGAACTTCCCAATTGGTGGTTTCCcccaaaacaaagaaaacagGAGCTGAAACCAGAGAAGAGCTGTTGAATAGCTTGTTATTGAGGTCTGATTCATTTACTGGAGCAGAATCAGGAATTCTTCCAGCTATGAAT GGAGGAACACAACTCCACAAGGCTCCTCAACCTGATCCCCAGCAAGGAAGTAACTTCACTCTTCAGCTATTTCAACGTACTCTTGAAGAAACCCTTGATTCATTTCAGAAATCCATTCATGGAGATATGAGGAACCTTCATATTGAAATCTTAAGACAATTCCACATGCAGGAG ATGGAGATGTCTTGTGTGATGCGCTCCATTTTACAGAACCAAGCTGAGCTGATGGAAGAGGTTAAGTCTCTCCGGAAAGAAAACCAGCAGCTTCGTCAGTTGCTTTGA